In the genome of Puntigrus tetrazona isolate hp1 chromosome 8, ASM1883169v1, whole genome shotgun sequence, the window AGACGTTTTCCACGTGAAGTGCGCACTATGTAGCAATTACCCTAGAGTTGAAGATGACCGCGCACACAGCAAAGCTTGTGTTTTTGCGTGTGACCGGCTGCCTCGGTTCGGGAGCGAAGTGAAGCTCGGTCACCTCCAGCCCCTCTCCCTTCAAAAGCCTCTCCACCTTGTCCTCCAGCGACAGGGGCATTGCGAAACCACCCTGTAACACTCTGCACATACGTAGAAAAAATGTCGGTAAATAACGTGTGTAGTGCACTACTGTACATTTGCAATTGTGCGCTTTTAAGGGATAGCGTCTGTACAAACATGTCAAACGTCTCGTCAGACCTGTTCATTTGATTCTCCTGGCACacgtcttaaaaaaaatatctgaatgaAAGTCAAAACCGATTAAATTTTGTTTGATAACCAGAAATAGATTGTTTAATCCGCCTTTGATGGAATTATTTCATTAAGGTAAATAAACAAGCGCGGGAGCATGTTAACCGCGAGAAGCAAACAAGTTCCTTCAGAACGTAAACAAAcgtttattctttatttttagaacGTTCCATTCCATAAACGAACACAATGTTTATAGAACACTTACCTGATGTTCGACGTTTCAAATTATGACAAATAATATACAGCTGTCGCGCTCATCTTTCGACATCCTCACACCAGGACGAGACTTTCTCTTTCGACTTCACCTGATTCCCGTTTCCGGATCTTTAACAAACCAAAGCCACTATGATTTCTTATCAAACCTTTTTGGATCATCTAAACACGTTTGCGGGCTGTGAAAACGATTTCACTTAAACACTATAAAACTGCCTTTAATAGAATTAAAACTCCCATCAACGTTACTccaataatatttattgcaaaatacgCAACAGCATTGGTCATGTAAAGTAAAGAGCAAAGACCTTAACAGTTATTTCTCCCAAAAGAAACGTGTGATTCAGATTCAAATTCAAGTTCAAACACTTTCCAAGCAGCAGGCGAACAAACTCTGTAATATCCTTTTCATGCAAATAACTGATTGATTTTAGAATTGTATGTATTGATGTAACTTGTATAACTGAGTTGATAAAACCAAACTGGCTGACATGGAGGTAGAGCTCTTTTCTCAGAGGTATAACTATACATCCACGCTATGTAGTATaatgtgaaaagtgaaaaaaatacataaactgaAATACTTAGATGCTGCAATACCCAACGAAGATGGACTTAAGATATAAAGGTTTGTCAAACTCATTAAATATCATATCAGaatttatcattatcatcaaaCATGCACCCATGTCGCAAGACTTGAAGAGTTCattagcaaaaacaaataactttttatatatatatatatatatttttttataatcattcCAATTAATATCAAACTGTAGTTTggctgttttgaaaagaaaaaaaaaacaaacaataaaaacgaAACActaaaaaactacatttataaaaatggatTTCAAACAAACCCTTCACTCTTTCCTAACAGCACATAGATGACTGTGGTAAAGTGCtgtgtttaaatattgtaaatgttgttttgggGTACAACAGCTTGTTACTGGAgcagtaccttttttttttaccccaacaggtacatattagtaccttagAGTAGTAATGTATACCTTTAAGGTACTAAAATGCACATATATTGCAGGTAAAAAGGTACAAATATGTCCTTGTAAGGGTAATGCTCTAGGGACAAGCTGCCGTACctcaaaaaaaaaggtacaattcTGGCCCCTTATTTTTCTGTGTAGAGCTATACTCCCTGCCTATGTATgcaagtccaaaaaaaaaaaaatcatcaaattaaaaaaaagtaattattacataaataatatacttaagtttgaattaagtaatattttggacaatttattgcatgttatttacattttaatgtataagtttcaataaatatttatatgtaacttcagcattatattatttttcaaataaagtatACCGCCAAATTTAcaacactctcagaaaaaaataggtacaaaagctgtcactgggtgGTGCCCTTTCAAAAGGTGCAAAAATAAGGGGTCAAAAAAAACAGGAGTAAATAAGATGCCGTCCCAGTGatagcctatatatttttttgtagtgtatttgacaatatactttttaatgcCATGCATTCGTAATTGCACATGTGTAATAAAGTttcattttagtacatttaaaatatattttaaaatttaaatgtaataataaataaacctacACTCAAAGTATGTTAGTCAACACATCAAAAATGTGTCTCAAAGCACAATTAAGTGTCCTTATTTCACTAATATTACATCTTTAAGTAATATCATATTTGAAGTACATACAAGTGTGCAAACAGTAATTAAGTGCACTTACTTTTTACACAGGGTCACCTATTCAGGACTTGAAGTGCCTGTATTGTTAAGGAACCTATTATAATTACAGTGGATATGCATATTAGAATTAATACTTGGTTACATTTCACTGGAATGGAGAAGAGACGTCAAAGGAGGGAAAGTTGAGTGAAGCACACATCTGAAATCTCATGCTTTAGACACACAGAGCTTTGGTGCTCACGTGAAGGATGCAGGTTCACTTCTGCTGCTGGTCCTCTGCTAGCGTGGCAGAGCATCAGTCCAGACTATGAACAGGCAGAACGGACTCTTCTTTAATCCTCTGCATTATCTTTGCCTTCAGGCTCTGATTGGTCACCTCGTGCCATCTGTAAGCGGCACCCTCCAATGACGGCGGGCTGCTGATTTCAGCTCCGTCCTCCGAATTTTCCAACAACACGAGCGTGTTAAAGCAGATCCCGTCCGTTTTCCCTGGAATTCTCCCATTGTGCTGCACTCCCAGAATGCCACACGTATGAACTTGCACGGATGAGGAAGGCACGCATTCCTTCACCAGTCTGTGCGCGGCTCGCGGGATCGTGTCGAACGCGTTGCCTGACACCGCTATGGGAGGACCGGGCTGAGAAGCGGCATCGTTGTGGCTCAGCAGCAGCCACAGGCGGTCTGTGTTAGCGCTGCTGGAGATGAACGCGAGGAAGAGTCTTTGGCAGATGACCTGACAAGGGAAGTCGACGGGTTGTAAAATAGGGAACCAGGGATTTCGGCGGTATTTCAGTCCAGCGTCGATGAGAGGCAGGATGTCACGTCCACGAAGAGGAAGGGGGGACTCGCAGTCCCACCACTGAGCTTGAAGAGATTCAGAATCTGCTTCTGCCGTCGTCTTCAGAGAGCCTCCTGGTGGCACAAcgacataaataaaaaattattccCTTGCtgaaaaatactatataaatatttgatcatgtATTTGAGAACTACTGAACACTttaccttttgaaaaaaaattatgtgttgGCTTATTACGAATCTgatagatgattttttttttttatacatttttgcgatatgaaaaaaaatattttaaccaaGTGACTTGAATAGCTCCATTTGTAAAGAATTAATCATTCTGGAATGACTGATGTCGTCGGGAAgtgtagttttttaaatattaaatttacaaaaaaagaagaagaaaaaaaaaaaacactttgaagattttgtaatatgtaaaatctttttacttttgagtgaaaaactatttttagatgaatgggaattctttttctaaaaattgGGTTTACTCTTAAATCGTTACATAAAcagtttatgaatataaataatcttTGACCTTCATTTTCCCACaattataacataattataagtacaatataactataaaatctaaataattatgACTTCACtgtaaatgttgttaaatatattaaaataaataataatgccactgtactgtaaaataaagtgacaaTAGTTTTTacggtaaaataataaaataatttttaaaatgacgcACCACAGAGACTTACGCCTTCAAATAACACCTCTTAGGGTTTTAATTCACAGTAAAATTACTAGTTTTTCTGAGACAAGTGCTGAAACCACTAGCATGTAATTAAATCGCAGTTATTtgcccccccccaaaaaagttaGTGATTCAAACCTGTCTCCTCAGCAAGGAAGATGAATCGAAGCCACTTTGGACCTTGCTCTTGAACCAGCAGCAGTGTGATTGGCTGGCAGTCTATTCCCGCCTCCTCTTTGACCTCCCTCTGCAGCGCCTCTAGAATGCTTTCACGCTCCTCCATGCGACCCGCAGGGAGATACCATCTGCCATAACACTCTCTCTTTGCCTCCTGAACCATTAACACCTCGTCCTGTATGACGCAAACCAACACACATGCTTCGGTGTCTAGACAAGCTGgcaataaacagaaatatttaacaCGGCTGAAGCATACGAATATGTCGATGAGGGAcgcattttaacatctattttgtatttaacacACAGCCGGTGTGTCAGCTggtaagatttttcttttttttggggtACACTTCTATTCAAATCTAATCAATGT includes:
- the LOC122350835 gene encoding 8-oxo-dGDP phosphatase NUDT18-like, giving the protein MAEMLEENLEKILKGEGLEVREFDSVPEQVKPVTLRKSVCYIVGAVIFNSKDEVLMVQEAKRECYGRWYLPAGRMEERESILEALQREVKEEAGIDCQPITLLLVQEQGPKWLRFIFLAEETGGSLKTTAEADSESLQAQWWDCESPLPLRGRDILPLIDAGLKYRRNPWFPILQPVDFPCQVICQRLFLAFISSSANTDRLWLLLSHNDAASQPGPPIAVSGNAFDTIPRAAHRLVKECVPSSSVQVHTCGILGVQHNGRIPGKTDGICFNTLVLLENSEDGAEISSPPSLEGAAYRWHEVTNQSLKAKIMQRIKEESVLPVHSLD